The Pyrobaculum sp. 3827-6 genome has a segment encoding these proteins:
- a CDS encoding cobalt transporter, with translation MLRELVEELARAVAAFERVRKVPSFFPLIFLAFTIFAAFAPWVEAAVVLAAVGGAAAWRGRGLREWVVVTSLSLAFALVVSLPALLGLLEAKADVVLFIARAASSSAVLTGGLLYCGWASLVESLRYVAPRPFLRMLELLPVQIYSLGRTAVVVAAAREARTPKFDKMAFAAAVGDILIYGIERGRALRMAYEARSP, from the coding sequence GTGTTGAGAGAACTGGTTGAGGAGCTGGCTAGGGCGGTAGCCGCATTTGAGAGAGTTAGGAAAGTCCCCTCTTTTTTCCCGCTCATTTTTCTGGCGTTTACTATCTTTGCCGCCTTCGCCCCCTGGGTCGAGGCGGCGGTTGTCTTGGCGGCGGTGGGCGGCGCGGCGGCGTGGAGAGGGCGGGGGCTGAGGGAGTGGGTGGTTGTCACCTCTTTATCCCTCGCGTTTGCCCTCGTGGTTTCTCTACCCGCCCTCTTAGGGCTCCTAGAGGCCAAGGCCGACGTTGTTCTCTTCATTGCAAGGGCGGCGTCGTCCTCAGCTGTGTTGACAGGCGGCTTGCTATACTGCGGCTGGGCCTCTCTGGTGGAGTCCCTTAGGTATGTGGCCCCCCGCCCGTTTCTGAGGATGCTGGAGCTACTCCCAGTGCAGATCTACTCCCTTGGGAGAACCGCCGTAGTGGTGGCGGCGGCTAGAGAGGCGAGGACGCCAAAGTTTGACAAGATGGCTTTCGCCGCCGCGGTGGGGGACATACTTATATACGGGATAGAGAGGGGGAGGGCGTTGAGGATGGCGTATGAGGCGAGGAGTCCTTGA
- a CDS encoding energy-coupling factor ABC transporter ATP-binding protein: MRRGVLEARGIVFGYGDEPILNGVDLQLGDGDVVVVYGPTGSGKTTLLLVLAGLLKPWRGELYFMGQPMDGIRARRYIGIAFQNPDDMFFNSTVFDEIAYTPARLYGAEEGRRLAKEVAEKLGVAHLLDRPPYKLSGGQKKLVSIAAAVAHGPRLVFLDEPTAYLDADTAERVIQLVEELRGGGTAFVVATHDLELLCRLQARAYRLEEGRLIEGAPQPRKTLCLCGQGSA, encoded by the coding sequence ATGAGGCGAGGAGTCCTTGAGGCGAGGGGTATCGTGTTCGGATACGGCGACGAACCGATTCTCAACGGTGTAGATCTACAATTAGGGGATGGGGATGTGGTGGTGGTTTACGGCCCCACAGGTTCGGGTAAGACCACCCTGTTGTTAGTGCTGGCGGGGCTTCTCAAGCCGTGGAGGGGGGAGCTGTACTTCATGGGGCAACCCATGGACGGCATAAGGGCCCGTAGATACATAGGAATTGCCTTTCAGAACCCCGACGATATGTTTTTCAACAGCACTGTTTTTGACGAAATTGCCTACACCCCCGCCAGGCTGTATGGGGCAGAAGAGGGGCGTAGGCTAGCTAAGGAGGTGGCTGAGAAGCTGGGAGTGGCTCACCTACTAGATAGGCCTCCCTACAAGTTGAGCGGGGGGCAGAAGAAGCTTGTGTCTATAGCCGCGGCCGTGGCGCACGGCCCCAGACTGGTCTTTCTAGACGAGCCCACCGCCTACCTAGACGCAGACACGGCGGAGAGAGTTATACAACTCGTCGAGGAGCTGAGAGGGGGAGGCACCGCTTTTGTAGTGGCGACGCACGACCTAGAGCTACTATGCAGACTCCAAGCAAGGGCGTATCGGCTTGAGGAGGGGAGGCTCATAGAGGGGGCCCCCCAGCCGAGGAAGACTCTCTGTCTATGCGGCCAGGGCTCTGCATAG
- a CDS encoding Ni,Fe-hydrogenase maturation factor, producing MKRAVRVIIGAVGYMLKTDCAVGYEAARRLRERGLEAVELSGDVFTMIDELKKRPHDVLILLGARQAGRPPGSVEVYEFKPYRYRDEMEAADALRPSLEGRISLEDLLIGLSVLGPTAGKIYVVECEPPNPEPGVGLSPEGERCAEELARRVEELYTQLTSSPT from the coding sequence ATGAAGCGCGCCGTGAGGGTGATTATAGGCGCCGTTGGCTATATGTTGAAGACGGACTGCGCCGTGGGTTACGAGGCGGCTAGGAGGCTGAGGGAGAGGGGGCTGGAGGCGGTGGAGCTCTCCGGCGACGTCTTTACGATGATAGACGAGCTGAAGAAGAGGCCCCACGACGTGCTTATCCTACTAGGGGCGCGGCAGGCGGGGAGGCCTCCCGGCTCCGTGGAGGTTTACGAATTCAAGCCGTATAGATACAGAGACGAGATGGAGGCCGCCGACGCCTTGAGGCCCTCGCTGGAGGGCCGCATCTCTCTTGAAGATCTCCTCATCGGGCTGAGCGTGTTGGGGCCCACCGCGGGGAAGATATATGTAGTAGAGTGCGAGCCCCCCAACCCCGAGCCAGGTGTCGGCCTTTCGCCCGAGGGGGAAAGATGTGCGGAAGAGCTGGCTAGGCGGGTTGAGGAACTTTATACACAGCTGACCTCCTCCCCGACCTGA
- a CDS encoding CopG family ribbon-helix-helix protein, with the protein MKRVSIALDDKLFKEIEYAMSQIGETNRSRFIASIVSEKIAELSTTPVASIVVLVYDHEVGEVVKSVTEIQHDFRDVIRTTSHIHLDERNCLEVIHAVGEGERIKQLVTRISRVGRGLKYLRVVNIPHIK; encoded by the coding sequence GTGAAGAGAGTCAGCATCGCACTAGACGACAAGCTCTTTAAGGAAATTGAATACGCCATGTCACAAATCGGCGAGACAAATAGATCCCGTTTCATAGCCTCCATAGTATCCGAAAAAATAGCCGAGCTGTCGACAACCCCCGTGGCCTCCATAGTAGTCCTAGTATACGACCACGAGGTGGGGGAAGTGGTGAAAAGCGTTACAGAAATTCAGCACGACTTCCGAGACGTTATAAGAACCACATCGCATATTCACCTAGACGAGCGGAACTGTCTAGAGGTGATACACGCCGTGGGCGAAGGCGAGAGGATAAAACAGCTGGTGACAAGAATCTCCCGCGTGGGGAGAGGCCTAAAGTACCTCCGCGTCGTCAACATCCCACACATTAAGTAA
- a CDS encoding hydrogenase maturation nickel metallochaperone HypA: MHEWSLALSLVQTLDKWALERQVQIRRVVLSVPSPSQLDIAVLKEAFDTLKRESRLEKAALEVKVVTPRYRCRACGYEFGQEEVDPQIKKLMGDYGEEYPLHLIPELLPTFVRCPRCGSHDIEAELSIKVEEVETI, translated from the coding sequence ATGCATGAGTGGTCGCTCGCCCTGTCCCTCGTACAGACACTCGACAAGTGGGCGCTGGAGCGCCAAGTCCAGATAAGGCGGGTGGTCCTATCGGTGCCTTCCCCCTCCCAGCTAGATATCGCAGTTTTGAAAGAGGCCTTCGACACCCTGAAGCGGGAGTCTCGGTTAGAGAAAGCGGCGCTTGAGGTAAAGGTAGTAACCCCCCGCTACAGGTGCAGGGCATGCGGCTACGAATTCGGCCAGGAGGAGGTTGATCCCCAGATAAAAAAACTTATGGGCGACTACGGAGAGGAATACCCACTCCACCTAATACCGGAGCTTTTACCTACCTTTGTGAGATGCCCTAGATGCGGCTCCCACGACATAGAAGCGGAGCTCTCGATAAAGGTGGAGGAGGTGGAGACGATATGA
- a CDS encoding P-loop NTPase, whose protein sequence is MRPLLELARERLKGRKVIAVMSGKGGVGKSVVAAMLALNKPGAALVDLDLSGMAVPKLFGVVGRLHEVSKDGIEPLVAGGLKLFSLGGVVGDRYVILPGYGQAGAVEALLAFAKLDGAEAVVVDMPPGMGEELLALGRVADFTPVVVTTPSKAAVGVVRHLIDYLAEMRKKPAAIVLNMAYVECGGAKVYPFGRGDGAAELAQRHGIPVYEVPIDPELENYVGRIYEYKGPVAQALRQLADKL, encoded by the coding sequence ATGAGGCCCCTGCTGGAGCTCGCCCGGGAGAGGCTGAAGGGAAGGAAGGTCATTGCGGTGATGAGCGGCAAGGGCGGCGTGGGGAAGAGCGTCGTCGCGGCTATGCTGGCGCTTAACAAACCGGGCGCCGCCCTGGTGGACCTAGACCTAAGCGGTATGGCGGTGCCTAAGCTATTTGGCGTCGTCGGGAGGCTACACGAGGTGTCTAAAGACGGCATAGAGCCCCTCGTCGCCGGCGGCCTTAAGCTCTTCTCCCTAGGCGGAGTCGTCGGCGATAGATATGTAATTCTCCCCGGCTACGGCCAGGCAGGCGCTGTGGAGGCCCTACTCGCCTTCGCCAAGCTAGACGGGGCAGAGGCCGTGGTGGTGGACATGCCCCCCGGCATGGGGGAGGAGCTACTAGCTCTTGGGAGGGTGGCGGACTTCACCCCAGTGGTTGTGACCACCCCCTCTAAAGCCGCGGTTGGGGTGGTGAGGCATTTAATAGACTACTTAGCCGAGATGAGGAAGAAGCCAGCGGCTATCGTTCTAAACATGGCCTACGTGGAGTGCGGCGGGGCCAAGGTGTACCCCTTCGGCAGAGGCGACGGCGCCGCGGAACTCGCCCAGCGCCACGGCATACCCGTATACGAAGTACCCATAGACCCCGAGCTGGAGAACTACGTCGGCCGCATATATGAATATAAGGGACCTGTAGCTCAAGCCCTGAGACAGCTAGCAGATAAGCTCTAA
- the hypE gene encoding hydrogenase expression/formation protein HypE, with the protein MERVIRLAHGAGGVETSQILDLLFFSRGDILKKVEGGVGLDFPDDAAAIPIGDGRYLVVTVDSYTVNPPFFPGGDIGVLAASGSINDVLMMGGRPIAMLDAVVVEEGFPMDDLKKIMDSMMRILREEGVALIGGDFKVMPRGQLDKIVITTVGIGVAERLILDKPRPGDKIIVSGHLGDHGAVILARQMGLDEGGSSGGLVSDVRPLTRLMLPLVEKYGSYIHAARDPTRGGLAMVLNDWAKAAGAVIVVEEEAIPIRPQVASYANMLGVDPLALASEGAAVLAVDPSAAEEVLEQMKRLGFEHAAVIGEVKASERYRGYVLLKTVAGGLRILEAPRGDLVPRIC; encoded by the coding sequence ATGGAGAGAGTTATAAGACTCGCCCATGGGGCGGGGGGCGTGGAGACTTCTCAAATTCTCGATCTCCTCTTTTTCTCTCGGGGGGATATTTTGAAAAAGGTGGAGGGGGGCGTGGGGCTGGACTTCCCCGACGACGCCGCGGCTATTCCTATAGGCGACGGGAGGTATCTAGTGGTTACGGTGGATTCCTACACGGTGAATCCGCCTTTCTTCCCCGGCGGCGACATCGGCGTCTTGGCGGCTTCCGGCTCTATCAACGACGTCTTGATGATGGGGGGCCGGCCCATTGCCATGCTTGACGCGGTGGTGGTGGAGGAGGGGTTCCCCATGGATGACCTAAAGAAGATTATGGACTCCATGATGCGGATTCTGCGGGAGGAGGGCGTCGCCTTAATCGGCGGGGACTTCAAAGTAATGCCCAGGGGCCAGCTGGACAAGATAGTGATCACGACGGTGGGCATAGGCGTGGCCGAGAGGCTTATCCTCGACAAGCCGAGGCCCGGCGACAAGATAATTGTGAGCGGCCACCTCGGCGACCACGGCGCCGTGATCCTGGCCAGGCAGATGGGCCTAGACGAGGGGGGCTCCTCTGGAGGCTTGGTAAGCGACGTGAGGCCGTTGACGAGGCTTATGCTCCCCCTAGTGGAGAAATACGGTAGCTACATCCACGCGGCGCGTGACCCCACGAGGGGAGGGCTGGCCATGGTGCTGAACGACTGGGCCAAGGCCGCCGGCGCCGTGATCGTTGTGGAGGAGGAGGCGATCCCCATAAGGCCCCAGGTGGCATCATATGCAAATATGTTGGGGGTAGACCCCCTGGCGCTGGCGAGCGAGGGGGCGGCGGTGCTGGCCGTGGACCCCTCGGCGGCGGAGGAGGTGCTGGAGCAGATGAAGAGGCTAGGTTTTGAACACGCCGCCGTGATAGGAGAGGTTAAGGCAAGCGAGAGGTACAGGGGATACGTCCTCTTGAAAACCGTGGCGGGTGGGTTGAGAATTCTGGAGGCTCCACGGGGCGATCTAGTGCCTAGAATATGTTAA
- a CDS encoding hyaluronate lyase produces the protein MKVTRRDFIRAGSLAAALSALNWSAVVKAAEQSIREGLVNIVWFEAQDCAGNTTAIIQATDPSLLDVLLGTTPLVGPGTVRLIFHETVMPQWGTYHIKSPEEVAEHTKLEQYLANQPPPGDAMKILEEIAEGNHGPYVLVLEGSFPQEYGIPGSNIETKGGYYCIVGHRTCTEWAKLLFKNAVAVVAVGNCAAYGGLVANKVLQPPPNFKYPTWSASPTGAIGMFDDPLRGIKGMIHQQYFQPEVEPFRKYIDEGGVPDFKTVKPAVAVPGCPANGNGILRTLALLTLVVAGYLKPDVLERKAFLDEYARPRFIFERTVHEQCPRAGSYAAGDLRQYPGAGDYRCLFGVGCKGPISNCPWNKVGWVSGVGGPTRTGGVCIGCTMPGFTDVYEPFYAPLNAPKLPALPTLAAGIGVGVALGAAGAYLVARAGKEKEERK, from the coding sequence ATGAAGGTAACTAGACGTGATTTTATAAGGGCGGGGTCCCTCGCCGCGGCGCTTTCGGCGCTTAATTGGTCCGCCGTGGTGAAAGCCGCCGAGCAGTCCATAAGAGAGGGCTTAGTTAACATCGTGTGGTTCGAGGCGCAGGACTGCGCCGGCAACACCACGGCAATAATACAGGCGACAGATCCCTCACTTTTGGACGTATTGCTGGGCACTACGCCTCTAGTCGGCCCCGGTACTGTTAGGCTGATCTTCCACGAGACTGTGATGCCGCAGTGGGGGACGTACCACATCAAGTCGCCTGAAGAGGTGGCGGAGCACACAAAGCTGGAGCAGTACCTCGCTAACCAGCCTCCTCCCGGCGACGCTATGAAGATTCTCGAGGAAATCGCCGAGGGGAACCACGGCCCCTACGTCCTCGTTCTAGAGGGTAGCTTCCCGCAGGAGTACGGCATACCTGGAAGTAACATAGAGACGAAGGGTGGATACTACTGCATCGTGGGCCACAGGACTTGTACAGAGTGGGCTAAGTTGCTGTTTAAAAACGCCGTTGCGGTGGTGGCGGTGGGCAACTGCGCCGCCTACGGCGGCCTCGTGGCGAATAAAGTCCTGCAACCGCCGCCTAACTTCAAATACCCGACGTGGTCCGCCTCGCCTACGGGGGCCATAGGGATGTTTGACGATCCTCTGAGGGGGATAAAGGGTATGATTCACCAACAGTATTTCCAGCCGGAGGTGGAGCCGTTTAGGAAGTATATCGACGAGGGGGGCGTGCCCGATTTCAAGACCGTGAAGCCCGCTGTGGCTGTGCCTGGTTGCCCGGCTAACGGCAACGGGATATTGAGAACGCTGGCGTTGCTCACCCTTGTGGTCGCCGGCTACCTAAAGCCTGATGTTCTTGAGAGGAAGGCCTTCCTCGACGAGTACGCGAGGCCGAGGTTTATATTTGAGCGGACTGTGCACGAGCAGTGTCCAAGAGCCGGCTCCTACGCGGCTGGCGATCTGCGGCAGTACCCCGGCGCCGGGGACTACAGATGTCTATTTGGCGTGGGCTGTAAGGGACCTATTTCCAACTGCCCGTGGAACAAAGTGGGCTGGGTTAGCGGCGTAGGCGGGCCCACGAGAACTGGCGGCGTCTGTATTGGTTGCACCATGCCAGGATTCACCGATGTCTACGAGCCGTTCTACGCGCCTCTCAACGCGCCTAAGCTCCCCGCGTTGCCGACGCTGGCGGCGGGAATCGGCGTGGGCGTCGCGCTAGGCGCCGCCGGTGCCTACCTAGTAGCTAGGGCAGGTAAGGAGAAAGAGGAGAGGAAATGA
- a CDS encoding (Fe-S)-binding protein, giving the protein MANVLPKLSPPLVHYFEDCVGCAACAPSCPYYYVDHKYAPVDKAEFLRQMLRSKYTLAGKLLGRVVGAKIPRTDAEWWEVMQYAYRCADCGHCYTTCPFGIDSGAMVRRLREALYNAGYAPPVLNELNRLEKSGEYVTRSKGLWEDFVKSAGVPVGKKGARVLLMVTLIDLLLSRDVVLNAVKILRAAGEDFTLPERPLGVAPPLGAVVGDRESLRAVVSDIISYMEGLSPQYVVLISGCYQYPYFRFEATDVLKRKFGFKVLHISELLYEYLKAGRLKLKKLGTSATLHDSCQLARRGGVVKEPREVLKAVVNYIEPKHGGLEAMCLGGGAGIALLAKDVREAIGKALGISAKLDVREEKFVEELEGDYGKASRKGVDELKKTGAEVVVATCPLALAALRASGLNAEHFVNVVASAVE; this is encoded by the coding sequence ATGGCCAACGTCTTGCCTAAGCTCAGCCCGCCGCTTGTCCACTATTTTGAGGACTGTGTGGGATGTGCTGCATGCGCGCCGTCTTGTCCATACTATTACGTAGATCATAAATATGCACCTGTGGATAAGGCGGAGTTCCTCAGGCAGATGCTTAGAAGCAAGTATACCCTGGCTGGTAAGTTGCTTGGCCGCGTCGTGGGGGCGAAGATACCTCGCACGGATGCGGAGTGGTGGGAGGTTATGCAGTATGCCTATAGATGCGCCGACTGCGGCCACTGCTACACCACCTGCCCCTTTGGCATAGACAGTGGCGCTATGGTGAGGAGACTAAGGGAGGCGCTTTACAACGCGGGTTACGCTCCGCCGGTACTTAATGAGCTAAACCGGCTGGAGAAATCTGGCGAGTATGTGACGAGGTCGAAGGGGCTGTGGGAAGACTTTGTCAAATCCGCCGGGGTCCCAGTGGGGAAGAAGGGGGCTAGGGTCCTCCTAATGGTTACATTGATAGATCTCCTCCTGTCAAGAGATGTGGTGTTAAACGCTGTGAAGATTCTGAGGGCCGCGGGTGAGGACTTCACACTGCCGGAGAGGCCTCTCGGCGTAGCCCCGCCTCTAGGGGCCGTTGTGGGTGACAGAGAGTCGCTAAGAGCCGTGGTGTCCGATATCATAAGCTACATGGAGGGCTTATCTCCGCAGTACGTAGTTTTGATAAGCGGATGTTACCAGTATCCCTACTTCAGATTTGAGGCTACCGACGTCTTGAAGAGGAAGTTTGGATTTAAGGTGCTCCACATTTCTGAACTGCTTTATGAATACCTCAAGGCGGGGAGGCTTAAGTTGAAGAAGCTCGGCACGAGCGCCACGCTCCACGACTCGTGCCAGCTGGCGAGGCGGGGAGGCGTTGTCAAGGAGCCGCGGGAGGTGTTGAAGGCTGTGGTGAACTACATAGAGCCTAAACATGGAGGGCTTGAGGCTATGTGCCTAGGCGGGGGCGCCGGCATCGCCCTCTTAGCAAAGGATGTGAGAGAGGCTATCGGCAAGGCGCTTGGCATATCGGCGAAGCTAGACGTGAGAGAGGAAAAGTTCGTAGAGGAGCTGGAAGGTGACTACGGCAAGGCGTCGAGAAAAGGCGTGGATGAGTTGAAGAAGACAGGCGCCGAGGTTGTGGTCGCCACGTGTCCCCTGGCTCTTGCGGCTCTCCGCGCCAGCGGGCTGAACGCCGAGCATTTTGTCAACGTGGTGGCAAGCGCCGTTGAGTAG
- a CDS encoding nickel-dependent hydrogenase large subunit has product MSVKIWIDPITRIEGHLALYAEIDSATRAVTTTRTSTMMFRGFEIFLRGRPPEDAIHITSRTCGVCGAAHANASTRACDAAAGMTPLPMGNVLRNLAYAMTDYTYDHSIILNMLEAPDYSEVMVSKLTPSVWKTAQTTPAKYSDIHGYRTIADIMRDMNPIQGRIWQLTVKHQRIAREAGVLIYGRHSHPSTLIPAGISTDITDLPSLIQEYYARLSLLTAWVKFVWAIWQDLYEFYRDHVSTPDGKSYALTQGKTHDPPVMHASGWADDPELYSNITDEAKGDWRELYARLDAAYNARWEKPGLAIGHEIYSKNPTEIQLGYVEFVDSSFYEDWVKANVAPPYGWLKEDPLGRPLVHGMDPLYKYHMWNRTTIPKPGAINFAEKYTWTAEPRIVLKDGRIAPIETGPISQLWLDTLHSTKVEVGNIKAWESNGSQLKIYLPGGTVNPDLPSGTYGELVITWNLPKYSTTLERLLARAVHLTLVVAVAWANLVKALELINAGKVQTSRPWNFGKWPDFSYSFGWWQVPRGSCMHWLVQQNGRIANYQYEAPTTPNVSPRNNRCTEPWKDQCAGPFEMAALNNKVTEEVEPSQWTGLDLVRAIRSFDPCLACAVHFEAKGEGGRVYNVIEKVIWNACSL; this is encoded by the coding sequence ATGTCTGTAAAAATTTGGATAGATCCCATTACCCGTATCGAGGGCCACTTGGCGCTCTACGCAGAGATAGACAGCGCCACGAGGGCCGTGACCACCACCCGCACATCGACGATGATGTTCCGCGGCTTCGAGATCTTTTTGAGGGGTAGGCCGCCCGAGGATGCTATCCACATAACCTCCCGCACCTGCGGCGTCTGCGGCGCGGCCCACGCCAACGCTTCGACTAGGGCCTGCGACGCGGCAGCCGGCATGACGCCTCTCCCCATGGGCAACGTCCTTAGAAACCTGGCCTATGCCATGACGGACTACACCTACGACCACTCCATAATTCTCAACATGCTTGAGGCCCCTGACTACAGCGAGGTGATGGTAAGCAAATTAACGCCATCTGTCTGGAAGACGGCGCAGACAACCCCGGCCAAGTATTCAGATATCCACGGGTACCGCACCATCGCCGACATAATGAGGGATATGAACCCCATCCAGGGCAGGATATGGCAACTCACCGTAAAACATCAGCGTATTGCGAGGGAGGCCGGTGTTTTAATCTACGGCAGGCACTCCCACCCCTCGACACTTATCCCAGCTGGCATCTCTACCGACATTACAGATCTGCCGTCGTTGATTCAGGAGTACTATGCTCGTCTCTCTCTACTCACGGCGTGGGTTAAATTTGTATGGGCAATCTGGCAGGACTTGTACGAATTCTACAGAGACCACGTCTCTACTCCAGATGGGAAATCTTACGCCTTGACCCAGGGCAAGACACACGACCCGCCTGTTATGCATGCCAGCGGCTGGGCCGACGACCCAGAGCTCTACAGCAACATAACAGACGAGGCCAAGGGCGACTGGAGGGAGCTCTATGCTAGACTCGACGCGGCGTATAACGCCAGGTGGGAGAAGCCCGGGTTGGCCATCGGCCACGAGATATACAGCAAGAACCCCACCGAGATACAGCTGGGCTATGTGGAGTTCGTCGACTCCTCCTTCTACGAGGACTGGGTGAAGGCCAATGTGGCGCCTCCATACGGCTGGCTTAAGGAAGACCCGCTGGGGAGGCCGCTGGTGCACGGCATGGATCCCTTGTATAAGTACCACATGTGGAACCGCACCACCATCCCGAAACCCGGGGCTATAAACTTCGCCGAGAAGTACACTTGGACGGCGGAGCCCCGCATTGTTTTGAAGGACGGGAGAATTGCCCCCATTGAGACGGGGCCTATCTCCCAACTATGGCTGGATACTCTCCACTCCACGAAGGTGGAGGTTGGCAATATAAAGGCGTGGGAGAGCAACGGTAGCCAGCTCAAGATATATCTGCCGGGCGGCACCGTGAATCCAGATCTGCCGAGTGGCACCTACGGCGAGTTGGTAATAACTTGGAATCTGCCGAAATACTCCACTACGTTAGAGAGATTGTTGGCGAGAGCTGTCCACTTGACACTTGTTGTGGCTGTGGCATGGGCTAACTTAGTGAAGGCGCTTGAATTAATTAACGCAGGTAAGGTCCAGACCTCTAGGCCGTGGAACTTTGGGAAATGGCCTGACTTCAGCTACAGCTTCGGCTGGTGGCAGGTGCCGAGGGGGAGCTGTATGCACTGGCTTGTTCAGCAAAACGGGAGGATTGCCAACTACCAGTACGAGGCGCCCACTACACCCAACGTGAGCCCGAGAAATAACAGATGCACCGAGCCGTGGAAGGATCAGTGCGCCGGACCTTTCGAAATGGCGGCGCTTAACAACAAGGTGACTGAGGAGGTGGAGCCGAGCCAGTGGACCGGGCTGGACTTAGTGCGGGCAATCCGTAGCTTCGATCCGTGTCTGGCATGCGCCGTGCACTTCGAGGCCAAGGGCGAGGGCGGCCGCGTCTACAACGTCATTGAGAAAGTTATATGGAACGCCTGCTCGTTGTAG
- a CDS encoding hydrogenase maturation protease, whose protein sequence is MERLLVVGLGNPLYGDDGFGSCLAQYLSLFNPFVLDGDAHGIGILGNLTDYDILIFVDVDARLPPGVVAVERIEGSLTVDQTRLVDAHRTPPSLLVGYMRAMGLNPKAFLIAVGPRSFEPLSMASPEVLKAAPAVVEALREKLKEFGYELRAEGDVVKYVEDCYRRVLRT, encoded by the coding sequence ATGGAACGCCTGCTCGTTGTAGGGCTGGGCAACCCCCTCTACGGCGACGACGGCTTCGGCTCCTGCCTGGCCCAATACCTCTCTCTTTTCAACCCCTTTGTCCTAGACGGAGACGCCCATGGGATAGGCATCCTTGGCAACCTCACTGACTACGACATCCTCATCTTTGTAGACGTAGACGCGCGTCTCCCCCCGGGGGTCGTGGCTGTGGAGAGGATAGAGGGCTCCCTCACCGTTGACCAGACCCGCCTCGTAGACGCCCACAGGACGCCCCCCTCACTGCTGGTGGGCTATATGAGGGCCATGGGGCTGAACCCAAAGGCCTTTTTAATAGCCGTGGGGCCCCGGAGCTTCGAGCCGCTTTCCATGGCGTCGCCGGAGGTGCTCAAGGCGGCGCCGGCGGTGGTTGAGGCGCTTAGGGAGAAGTTGAAGGAGTTCGGCTACGAGCTGAGGGCCGAGGGCGATGTAGTTAAATACGTGGAGGATTGCTATAGACGTGTCCTCCGTACGTGA
- a CDS encoding PaREP1 family protein — protein MAYVEISREVVEIVKKAAGGRDVEEFLVELVAARLDPPQRVEAYLKLHEKYLREAEELYQKGDLVQAGEKYWGAVAALLNAIAEKRGWEHHSHRDYAVAVERLYEETRDRELVVGFRMAEGLHANYNHNFMRREGFELHREAVLRLVEKLRGLLGL, from the coding sequence ATGGCGTATGTGGAGATCTCCCGCGAGGTGGTGGAAATTGTGAAAAAGGCGGCGGGAGGCCGCGACGTGGAGGAGTTTCTCGTTGAGCTGGTGGCGGCTAGGCTGGACCCGCCTCAGCGCGTCGAGGCTTACCTCAAGCTTCATGAGAAGTATTTGAGGGAGGCTGAGGAGCTGTATCAAAAGGGCGACTTGGTGCAGGCTGGTGAGAAGTACTGGGGCGCCGTCGCCGCCCTCCTAAACGCCATAGCGGAGAAAAGGGGCTGGGAACACCACAGCCACCGGGACTACGCAGTCGCGGTAGAGAGGCTGTACGAAGAGACGAGAGACAGAGAGCTGGTGGTGGGGTTTAGAATGGCCGAGGGCCTCCACGCAAACTACAACCACAACTTCATGAGAAGAGAGGGGTTTGAACTACACAGAGAAGCCGTATTGAGGCTGGTGGAGAAGCTGAGGGGTTTACTGGGGCTGTGA
- a CDS encoding PaREP1 family protein, with product MELSKPWLDLEEYKKTRMLEAEYEAELAERFLRQNLVRNAAGKAFQAWKALLGAMLADKVAELERLYPGSVEIREGRRVKKAYWILALVPTTLMKELSQLLGREATLATSLALQIHQYNGPDREGVLSPYRNEESAKRDIQILIDIVKEFLSRYK from the coding sequence GTGGAGCTGTCGAAGCCGTGGCTTGATTTAGAGGAGTATAAAAAGACGCGGATGCTGGAGGCTGAATACGAAGCTGAGCTGGCAGAGAGGTTTCTCCGACAAAACCTTGTTAGAAACGCCGCCGGCAAGGCGTTCCAGGCTTGGAAGGCCTTGCTGGGCGCCATGCTCGCCGACAAGGTGGCGGAGCTGGAGCGGCTCTACCCAGGTTCCGTGGAGATTAGAGAGGGGAGGAGGGTTAAAAAGGCCTATTGGATACTCGCCTTAGTCCCCACCACTTTGATGAAGGAGCTCTCGCAGTTGTTAGGCCGCGAGGCTACTCTCGCCACATCTCTAGCCCTCCAAATACACCAATACAACGGGCCGGATAGAGAGGGAGTTTTAAGCCCCTACCGCAACGAGGAATCGGCTAAAAGAGACATCCAGATATTAATCGACATTGTAAAGGAGTTTTTAAGCCGGTATAAATAG